One part of the Gemmatimonas sp. genome encodes these proteins:
- a CDS encoding DnaA/Hda family protein — protein MTGSMDRSLRFDTFVVGASNRLAVSAARAVADAPGQAYNPLFIYGGSGLGKTHLVAAIAHRTREVQPAVRVRFSSGEEVAELLHRAVASGQPQQFLEPFSQADLFILDDVQFLTGQRETQSELLRLLSVLLSAGQQLVLTSDRQPSEIPDVDQRLLSRLSGGLVVDVGAPDFELRLAILRNVVADRADSFADGVLDEVARLPFGNVRELKGALNKLTAYQQLDGRPVASDEVRAVLGVHAAPSAPPTPERIRAIIPSGTDYEGFLADVLTEVETRVEPWRVRIGEAIGAYRVDGWNVRVLERALQSPQAIDADGLLRAYAAAVDHLRGLEVHAVAIDPALRGHGAFRNVEAIPAAEQLLQYTIDTALPLPPPSPGFTRAALQVGAENQLAVRAIDAVIDAPGAGYNPLLLHGPAGSGKTHCAHAIGNAVKAQWPGKQVACLPARQFVEEYIAAMQEGGVERWRVRYRQADVLILDDVQELEGKERTQDELFHLFNLLVGRGAQVVLTSSRPPKEMLGLADRLRSRFEGGLVILLAARERLRLEQLAGLEPGERDRFFEDREKTMWRWPELGGRLIEEYR, from the coding sequence GTGACCGGCAGCATGGATCGCTCCCTGCGATTCGACACGTTTGTGGTGGGCGCCTCGAACCGATTGGCCGTCTCGGCGGCACGCGCAGTGGCCGACGCCCCCGGGCAGGCCTACAACCCGCTCTTCATCTATGGTGGGTCGGGGCTCGGCAAGACGCATCTCGTGGCGGCCATCGCCCATCGCACCCGCGAGGTGCAGCCGGCGGTCCGTGTGCGCTTCTCGTCGGGCGAAGAAGTCGCCGAACTGCTGCACCGCGCGGTGGCATCGGGACAGCCGCAGCAGTTTCTCGAGCCCTTTTCCCAGGCGGACCTGTTCATCCTCGATGATGTCCAGTTCCTGACCGGCCAGCGGGAGACGCAGAGTGAACTGCTGCGGCTGCTCAGCGTGTTGCTCAGCGCCGGCCAGCAACTCGTTCTCACGAGCGATCGCCAGCCATCGGAGATCCCCGATGTCGACCAGCGACTCCTCTCGCGACTGTCAGGCGGCCTCGTGGTGGATGTGGGGGCGCCCGACTTCGAACTGCGCCTCGCCATTCTGCGCAATGTCGTGGCCGACCGCGCCGACTCCTTCGCCGATGGGGTGCTCGACGAGGTGGCGCGCCTCCCGTTCGGCAACGTGCGGGAACTCAAGGGAGCGCTGAACAAGCTCACGGCATACCAGCAGCTCGATGGCCGACCGGTGGCCTCCGACGAGGTGCGTGCGGTTCTCGGCGTCCATGCCGCACCTTCGGCCCCGCCCACCCCCGAGCGCATTCGGGCCATCATTCCCAGCGGCACGGACTACGAAGGCTTCCTTGCCGATGTGCTGACGGAGGTGGAGACGCGTGTCGAACCCTGGCGCGTGCGCATTGGCGAGGCCATTGGCGCCTACCGCGTCGACGGCTGGAACGTGAGGGTCCTCGAGCGGGCACTGCAATCGCCCCAAGCCATCGATGCCGACGGATTGCTGCGCGCCTATGCCGCCGCCGTGGACCATCTGCGTGGCCTTGAGGTGCACGCGGTCGCCATTGATCCGGCACTGCGTGGCCATGGTGCCTTCCGTAATGTGGAGGCCATTCCGGCTGCCGAGCAGCTACTGCAGTACACCATCGATACCGCGCTGCCGCTGCCGCCGCCGTCACCGGGATTCACCCGGGCCGCCCTTCAGGTGGGAGCCGAGAATCAGCTGGCCGTACGCGCCATTGATGCGGTCATCGACGCGCCGGGCGCCGGCTACAATCCGCTCCTCCTGCACGGACCTGCCGGCAGTGGCAAGACCCACTGCGCGCACGCCATCGGCAACGCGGTGAAAGCGCAGTGGCCAGGCAAGCAGGTCGCCTGCCTGCCGGCTCGCCAGTTCGTCGAGGAATACATCGCCGCGATGCAGGAGGGCGGGGTGGAGCGTTGGCGGGTGCGCTACCGCCAAGCCGATGTGCTCATTCTCGACGATGTGCAGGAGCTGGAAGGAAAGGAACGCACACAGGACGAGCTGTTCCATCTGTTCAACCTGCTCGTGGGCCGCGGGGCGCAGGTCGTGCTCACGAGCTCTCGCCCGCCCAAGGAAATGCTCGGGCTGGCGGACCGGCTGCGGTCGCGTTTCGAAGGCGGGCTCGTGATCTTGCTCGCGGCGCGCGAGCGACTGCGCCTCGAGCAGCTGGCCGGTCTCGAACCCGGAGAGCGCGACCGGTTCTTCGAAGACCGGGAAAAGACCATGTGGCGCTGGCCAGAGCTCGGCGGTCGCCTCATTGAGGAGTACCGGTAA
- a CDS encoding GTPase domain-containing protein, which translates to MPIVDHATRLITCKLVYYGPGRSGKTTNLTYLHSALPSGQVGSLTSLATRRDRTLFFDYLPVDLGTVGAYKVRFQLYTVPGQPYYKAIRQLVLQGADGVAFVADSQRHRWDDNFESLQDMHANLAEHGVDARALPIVLQYNKQDLPPSLAASVAELSAALNFRVVPEYAADALNGVGVFDTLRALGRTVLRRLGAEDGTVAGRRANAALRTPVYAPALDAPTGQGVLTGAGVAA; encoded by the coding sequence ATGCCCATTGTCGATCACGCCACGCGGCTGATCACCTGCAAGCTGGTCTATTACGGCCCCGGTCGGTCGGGAAAGACGACAAATCTCACCTATCTGCATTCGGCCTTGCCGAGCGGGCAGGTGGGATCGCTCACGTCGCTTGCCACGCGTCGTGATCGCACCCTCTTTTTCGATTACCTGCCGGTAGACCTTGGCACCGTGGGCGCGTACAAGGTGCGCTTCCAGTTGTACACCGTGCCCGGCCAGCCGTACTACAAGGCCATCAGGCAGCTGGTACTGCAGGGCGCCGACGGCGTGGCGTTCGTGGCCGACAGTCAGCGGCACCGGTGGGACGACAACTTCGAGAGCCTGCAGGACATGCACGCGAATCTGGCCGAACACGGGGTGGACGCCCGGGCGCTGCCGATCGTGCTGCAGTACAACAAGCAGGACCTGCCACCCTCGCTCGCGGCCAGTGTCGCCGAGCTGTCGGCGGCGCTCAACTTCCGCGTCGTCCCCGAATACGCGGCCGATGCGCTGAACGGCGTGGGCGTTTTCGACACGCTGCGGGCGCTGGGCCGCACCGTGTTGCGGCGGCTGGGCGCTGAAGACGGAACCGTGGCCGGGCGGCGGGCCAACGCCGCCTTGCGCACGCCCGTGTATGCGCCCGCACTGGACGCCCCGACGGGGCAGGGTGTCCTGACCGGTGCTGGTGTCGCCGCGTGA
- a CDS encoding DUF4388 domain-containing protein, whose translation MALEGRLRDLALTEVLQLLALGRKTGVLHCDAPLQGRRAQLAFEAGAIVDAEVVGADRVHELAAPRRRESDRAAMEAAVQDVLLWRDGTFRFAPAQRPLHPSAVRLTVEPLLMDAAMRAEVWQHIEARVPHARVIPAFVEVEPHQLPLLRLTPPQWDILTRVDGQRDLMSLAAAMQRDVTDVALLVHDLLGAGLLTLREGQAAPRRNPTPPAMASIPTTAELPSAPPGSSPPTSTAAVPLPGPVAAELWVPSGSYTAIVGPAEPDEDSLFDPVAHGVLSTDGLPLAPAPWQGSGMTSAAVAPAPVEPSFPQEQPPDGAPVPTDGQIGHVLCQQGDALARTGDLRGAVAHWNAALRSPVPPPNADQVREAIGLAARLHALLHP comes from the coding sequence ATGGCTCTCGAAGGACGGCTCCGTGATCTGGCACTGACCGAGGTCCTGCAACTGCTGGCCCTGGGGCGAAAGACCGGTGTGCTGCATTGCGACGCGCCGCTGCAGGGGCGCCGCGCGCAGCTGGCCTTCGAGGCCGGGGCGATCGTGGATGCCGAGGTGGTGGGAGCCGACCGCGTGCACGAGCTGGCCGCGCCGCGGCGCCGGGAGAGCGATCGCGCGGCCATGGAAGCGGCCGTGCAGGATGTGCTGCTCTGGCGCGACGGGACCTTCCGCTTCGCGCCCGCCCAACGGCCCCTGCACCCCAGCGCGGTGCGCCTCACGGTGGAGCCGCTGCTCATGGACGCCGCCATGCGCGCCGAGGTGTGGCAGCACATCGAGGCCCGGGTGCCGCATGCGCGTGTCATCCCGGCATTCGTCGAGGTGGAGCCACATCAGCTGCCGTTGCTGCGCCTGACGCCGCCGCAATGGGACATCCTCACGCGTGTCGATGGCCAGCGCGACCTCATGTCGCTCGCCGCCGCCATGCAGCGGGATGTCACTGATGTGGCCCTCCTCGTGCACGACCTGCTGGGGGCCGGGCTGCTCACGTTGCGCGAGGGACAGGCCGCGCCGCGGCGCAATCCCACGCCGCCCGCGATGGCGAGCATCCCTACCACCGCCGAACTGCCGTCCGCTCCGCCGGGCTCCTCACCGCCGACCTCCACCGCGGCGGTGCCGCTCCCCGGGCCGGTTGCCGCGGAACTCTGGGTGCCATCGGGCTCCTACACGGCGATCGTGGGGCCCGCGGAACCGGACGAGGACTCGCTCTTCGACCCGGTGGCGCATGGCGTTCTCAGCACCGACGGGCTGCCGCTTGCCCCCGCCCCCTGGCAGGGCAGCGGCATGACGTCGGCGGCGGTTGCGCCAGCGCCCGTTGAACCGTCCTTCCCACAAGAGCAGCCGCCGGACGGCGCTCCGGTGCCCACCGACGGGCAGATCGGCCATGTGTTGTGCCAGCAGGGAGATGCGCTGGCGCGGACCGGGGATCTGCGTGGTGCGGTGGCGCACTGGAATGCCGCCCTGCGGTCGCCGGTACCGCCGCCCAACGCCGATCAGGTGCGTGAGGCCATCGGGCTGGCCGCTCGATTGCACGCGCTGTTGCACCCGTAG